A single Musa acuminata AAA Group cultivar baxijiao chromosome BXJ2-1, Cavendish_Baxijiao_AAA, whole genome shotgun sequence DNA region contains:
- the LOC135598823 gene encoding G-type lectin S-receptor-like serine/threonine-protein kinase At2g19130 isoform X1 gives MAQLLALCSSEFFLLFTFSAHAGAADDSLFRGQSLSGGQTMVSRGGKVELGFFAPGNSSKYYIGIWYKVSKQPVVWVANREKPVASASSSELTLAEDGNLVLRLKDSKKRIWSSNSSSSLASNSTVAVLLDDGNLVLKDNITSDTLWQSFDHPTNAWLPGAKLGYNKLTGQDWFLTSWRNPEDPSPGMFTMEFDPNGSDQFYLVRDRRHRYATSGLWNGDTFTGIPEIKSNHFVDYSQVTNTNVNEFSYRVRDTAYTHYLLIDFTGELRRQRWDNDAKVMLQFFSLPRDPCDVDGRCGPFGSCNNFTTAPCQCFQGFNPRSSNEWALGDYTGGCVRRTPLRCGERDGFLELPNTQPPANPVRMSTIGGREECRTACLRNCSCTAYAYQSECSIWQGDLLNLKSLGSSNGAESGAIYLRVDASELADNYHKDRKKTATIVVGAVSGVAVIAVVVLLLALRYRKGATVGASGGVQGPIITFDYKLIRKATRGFSEKLGRGSFGSVFKGEIPDSGAIAVKRLESIRQGEKQFRMEVSTIGTIHHVNLVRLRGFCCEGDKRLLVYDYMPMGSLDSVLFADDREALDWKKRYRIALGIARGLAYLHERCRECIMHCDIKPENILLDMDMCPKIADFGMAKLLGREFSRVLTTVRGTIGYLAPEWITGSAITPKADVYSFGLMLHEIVSGSRNTETREEWNRFYFPLWAAIKLQEGDTLCLLDPRLKGKADEEELSRVCRIACWCIQDLECSRPSMGEVVQQLEGVLDVSIPPIPALLKKLVDDESSEDNYYYTTT, from the coding sequence ATGGCTCAGCTTCTTGCTCTCTGCTcgtctgaattctttcttctctttaccTTCAGCGCCCATGCTGGTGCTGCAGATGACAGCCTCTTTCGAGGCCAGTCTCTCTCTGGAGGTCAGACCATGGTCTCCAGAGGTGGCAAGGTCGAGCTGGGTTTCTTCGCCCCAGGTAACTCTTCCAAGTACTACATAGGCATCTGGTACAAGGTGTCCAAGCAACCAGTAGTTTGGGTAGCCAACAGGGAGAAACCTGTTGCCAGTGCTTCATCTTCAGAGCTCACGCTCGCCGAAGATGGCAACCTTGTCCTCCGCCTCAAAGACTCGAAGAAACGGATTTGGTCATCCAATTCCTCGAGCTCCCTTGCTTCCAACTCCACTGTCGCAGTGCTTCTTGATGATGGTAATCTTGTTCTTAAAGATAATATAACTTCTGACACCTTGTGGCAGAGCTTTGATCATCCTACCAACGCATGGCTCCCTGGAGCAAAGCTCGGATACAACAAGTTGACAGGACAAGATTGGTTCCTCACTTCGTGGAGGAACCCAGAAGACCCTTCACCGGGAATGTTTACTATGGAGTTCGATCCGAATGGCAGCGACCAGTTCTACCTTGTGAGAGATCGGAGACATCGCTACGCGACCTCCGGGCTTTGGAATGGAGACACGTTTACAGGCATCCCAGAGATAAAATCGAACCACTTCGTTGACTACAGCCAGGTTACCAACACGAACGTGAACGAGTTCAGCTACCGCGTCCGTGACACCGCCTACACACACTACCTACTGATAGATTTCACCGGTGAACTGAGGAGGCAGAGATGGGATAATGACGCCAAAGTGATGTTGCAGTTCTTCTCGCTTCCGAGGGATCCATGTGATGTGGATGGTCGCTGTGGGCCGTTCGGTAGCTGCAACAACTTCACCACCGCTCCCTGTCAATGTTTCCAGGGATTCAACCCACGGTCTTCGAATGAATGGGCCCTGGGAGATTACACCGGAGGGTGCGTCCGAAGAACTCCTCTACGCTGTGGGGAAAGAGATGGATTCCTCGAGTTACCCAACACGCAGCCCCCCGCCAACCCCGTGCGCATGTCAACCATCGGCGGTCGAGAAGAGTGTCGAACTGCTTGCTTGCGGAATTGTTCTTGTACTGCTTATGCTTATCAATCCGAGTGTTCGATTTGGCAGGGCGACCTTCTCAACCTCAAATCTTTGGGTTCGAGCAACGGAGCAGAATCAGGAGCTATTTATCTTCGTGTTGACGCTTCAGAATTGGCAGATAATTATCACAAGGACAGGAAAAAGACGGCGACGATTGTCGTCGGTGCAGTGTCAGGTGTTGCTGTTATCGCTGTCGTCGTCTTGCTTTTGGCCTTGAGATACCGCAAGGGGGCAACCGTCGGAGCTTCAGGAGGCGTTCAAGGTCCTATAATTACATTCGACTACAAGCTCATAAGAAAAGCCACCAGGGGCTTCTCCGAGAAACTCGGGCGAGGAAGCTTCGGGTCGGTGTTCAAGGGAGAGATACCGGACTCGGGCGCCATAGCGGTGAAGAGACTGGAGAGCATAAGGCAGGGGGAGAAGCAGTTCAGGATGGAAGTGAGCACCATCGGGACGATTCACCATGTCAATCTGGTCCGTCTCCGTGGCTTCTGCTGCGAAGGTGACAAGAGGCTGCTCGTCTACGACTACATGCCTATGGGCTCATTGGATTCCGTTCTGTTCGCCGATGACCGCGAAGCTTTGGACTGGAAGAAAAGGTACCGGATCGCGCTGGGGATCGCAAGAGGCTTAGCGTATCTTCACGAGAGGTGCAGGGAATGCATCATGCACTGCGACATCAAGCCGGAGAACATACTTCTCGACATGGATATGTGTCCAAAGATCGCCGACTTCGGCATGGCCAAGCTGCTGGGCCGCGAGTTCAGCCGGGTGCTGACGACGGTGAGGGGGACCATCGGCTATCTCGCCCCGGAATGGATCACAGGATCCGCCATCACTCCCAAAGCGGACGTTTACAGCTTCGGGCTAATGCTGCATGAGATCGTCTCGGGAAGTCGAAACACGGAGACGCGCGAAGAATGGAATCGGTTTTACTTCCCTCTTTGGGCTGCAATCAAATTGCAAGAAGGCGACACTCTCTGCTTGCTGGATCCGAGGTTGAAGGGGAAGGCGGACGAGGAGGAGCTGAGTCGAGTGTGTAGGATTGCATGTTGGTGCATTCAGGATTTGGAGTGCAGTAGGCCGAGCATGGGAGAAGTGGTTCAGCAACTGGAGGGAGTATTAGACGTCAGCATACCGCCCATCCCtgccttgctaaagaagcttgtggATGATGAGTCGTCTGAGGATAACTACTACTACACCACCACCTAG
- the LOC135598823 gene encoding G-type lectin S-receptor-like serine/threonine-protein kinase At2g19130 isoform X2, which yields MLVLQMTASFEASLSLEVRPWSPEVARSSWVSSPQSFDHPTNAWLPGAKLGYNKLTGQDWFLTSWRNPEDPSPGMFTMEFDPNGSDQFYLVRDRRHRYATSGLWNGDTFTGIPEIKSNHFVDYSQVTNTNVNEFSYRVRDTAYTHYLLIDFTGELRRQRWDNDAKVMLQFFSLPRDPCDVDGRCGPFGSCNNFTTAPCQCFQGFNPRSSNEWALGDYTGGCVRRTPLRCGERDGFLELPNTQPPANPVRMSTIGGREECRTACLRNCSCTAYAYQSECSIWQGDLLNLKSLGSSNGAESGAIYLRVDASELADNYHKDRKKTATIVVGAVSGVAVIAVVVLLLALRYRKGATVGASGGVQGPIITFDYKLIRKATRGFSEKLGRGSFGSVFKGEIPDSGAIAVKRLESIRQGEKQFRMEVSTIGTIHHVNLVRLRGFCCEGDKRLLVYDYMPMGSLDSVLFADDREALDWKKRYRIALGIARGLAYLHERCRECIMHCDIKPENILLDMDMCPKIADFGMAKLLGREFSRVLTTVRGTIGYLAPEWITGSAITPKADVYSFGLMLHEIVSGSRNTETREEWNRFYFPLWAAIKLQEGDTLCLLDPRLKGKADEEELSRVCRIACWCIQDLECSRPSMGEVVQQLEGVLDVSIPPIPALLKKLVDDESSEDNYYYTTT from the exons ATGCTGGTGCTGCAGATGACAGCCTCTTTCGAGGCCAGTCTCTCTCTGGAGGTCAGACCATGGTCTCCAGAGGTGGCAAGGTCGAGCTGGGTTTCTTCGCCCCAG AGCTTTGATCATCCTACCAACGCATGGCTCCCTGGAGCAAAGCTCGGATACAACAAGTTGACAGGACAAGATTGGTTCCTCACTTCGTGGAGGAACCCAGAAGACCCTTCACCGGGAATGTTTACTATGGAGTTCGATCCGAATGGCAGCGACCAGTTCTACCTTGTGAGAGATCGGAGACATCGCTACGCGACCTCCGGGCTTTGGAATGGAGACACGTTTACAGGCATCCCAGAGATAAAATCGAACCACTTCGTTGACTACAGCCAGGTTACCAACACGAACGTGAACGAGTTCAGCTACCGCGTCCGTGACACCGCCTACACACACTACCTACTGATAGATTTCACCGGTGAACTGAGGAGGCAGAGATGGGATAATGACGCCAAAGTGATGTTGCAGTTCTTCTCGCTTCCGAGGGATCCATGTGATGTGGATGGTCGCTGTGGGCCGTTCGGTAGCTGCAACAACTTCACCACCGCTCCCTGTCAATGTTTCCAGGGATTCAACCCACGGTCTTCGAATGAATGGGCCCTGGGAGATTACACCGGAGGGTGCGTCCGAAGAACTCCTCTACGCTGTGGGGAAAGAGATGGATTCCTCGAGTTACCCAACACGCAGCCCCCCGCCAACCCCGTGCGCATGTCAACCATCGGCGGTCGAGAAGAGTGTCGAACTGCTTGCTTGCGGAATTGTTCTTGTACTGCTTATGCTTATCAATCCGAGTGTTCGATTTGGCAGGGCGACCTTCTCAACCTCAAATCTTTGGGTTCGAGCAACGGAGCAGAATCAGGAGCTATTTATCTTCGTGTTGACGCTTCAGAATTGGCAGATAATTATCACAAGGACAGGAAAAAGACGGCGACGATTGTCGTCGGTGCAGTGTCAGGTGTTGCTGTTATCGCTGTCGTCGTCTTGCTTTTGGCCTTGAGATACCGCAAGGGGGCAACCGTCGGAGCTTCAGGAGGCGTTCAAGGTCCTATAATTACATTCGACTACAAGCTCATAAGAAAAGCCACCAGGGGCTTCTCCGAGAAACTCGGGCGAGGAAGCTTCGGGTCGGTGTTCAAGGGAGAGATACCGGACTCGGGCGCCATAGCGGTGAAGAGACTGGAGAGCATAAGGCAGGGGGAGAAGCAGTTCAGGATGGAAGTGAGCACCATCGGGACGATTCACCATGTCAATCTGGTCCGTCTCCGTGGCTTCTGCTGCGAAGGTGACAAGAGGCTGCTCGTCTACGACTACATGCCTATGGGCTCATTGGATTCCGTTCTGTTCGCCGATGACCGCGAAGCTTTGGACTGGAAGAAAAGGTACCGGATCGCGCTGGGGATCGCAAGAGGCTTAGCGTATCTTCACGAGAGGTGCAGGGAATGCATCATGCACTGCGACATCAAGCCGGAGAACATACTTCTCGACATGGATATGTGTCCAAAGATCGCCGACTTCGGCATGGCCAAGCTGCTGGGCCGCGAGTTCAGCCGGGTGCTGACGACGGTGAGGGGGACCATCGGCTATCTCGCCCCGGAATGGATCACAGGATCCGCCATCACTCCCAAAGCGGACGTTTACAGCTTCGGGCTAATGCTGCATGAGATCGTCTCGGGAAGTCGAAACACGGAGACGCGCGAAGAATGGAATCGGTTTTACTTCCCTCTTTGGGCTGCAATCAAATTGCAAGAAGGCGACACTCTCTGCTTGCTGGATCCGAGGTTGAAGGGGAAGGCGGACGAGGAGGAGCTGAGTCGAGTGTGTAGGATTGCATGTTGGTGCATTCAGGATTTGGAGTGCAGTAGGCCGAGCATGGGAGAAGTGGTTCAGCAACTGGAGGGAGTATTAGACGTCAGCATACCGCCCATCCCtgccttgctaaagaagcttgtggATGATGAGTCGTCTGAGGATAACTACTACTACACCACCACCTAG
- the LOC135598824 gene encoding G-type lectin S-receptor-like serine/threonine-protein kinase At2g19130, with the protein MSARRRQMAQLLALCLSEFFLLYTFSAHTGVADDSLFRGQSLSGGQTMVSRGGKVELGFFAPGNSSKYYIGIWYKVSKQPVVWVANREKPVVSASSSELTLAEDGNLVLRLKDSKNQIWSSNSSSSLASNSTVAVLLDDGNLVLKDNISSGTLWQSFDHPTNAWLPGAKLGYNKLTGQDWFLTSWRNPEDPSPGMFTMELDPNGSDQLNLLRDRRHRYWASGLWTGDTFSGIPEIKSNHFVDFSQVSNTNVNEFSYRVRDSAATHYIMLDFTGELRRQRWDNDDKVMLQFFSLPRDPCDVDGRCGPFGSCNNFTSAPCQCLQEFNPRSSNEWALGDHTGGCVRRTPLRCGERDRFLELPNTQPPANPVRMSTIGGREECRTACLRNCSCIAYAYHSECSIWQGDLLNLKSLGSSNGAEPGAVYVRVDASELADNDHKNRKKTATIFVGAVSGVAAIAVVVLLLASRYRKGATVGGSGGVHGPLIAFDYKVIKKATKGFSEKLGRGSFGSVFKGELPDSGAIAVKRLESIRQGEKQFRMEVSTIGTIHHVNLVRLRGFCCEGDKRLLVYDYMPMGSLDSVLFADGREALDWKKRYRIALGISRGLAYLHEKCRECIMHCDIKPENILLDMDMCPKIADFGMAKLLGREFSRVLTTVRGTIGYLAPEWITGSAITPKADVYSFGLMLHEIVSGSRNTETREEWNRFYFPLWAAIKLQEGDTLCLLDPRLKWKVDEEELSRVCRIACWCIQDLECSRPSMGEVVQQLEGVLDVSIPPIPALLKKLVDDESSEDNYYYTTT; encoded by the coding sequence ATGTCTGCTAGGAGAAGACAAATGGCTCAGCTTCTTGCTCTCTGCTtgtctgaattctttcttctctataCCTTCAGCGCCCATACTGGTGTTGCAGATGACAGCCTCTTTCGAGGCCAGTCTCTCTCTGGAGGTCAGACCATGGTGTCCAGAGGTGGCAAGGTCGAGCTGGGTTTCTTCGCCCCAGGTAACTCTTCCAAGTACTACATAGGCATCTGGTACAAGGTGTCCAAGCAACCAGTAGTTTGGGTAGCCAACAGGGAGAAACCTGTTGTCAGTGCTTCATCTTCAGAGCTCACGCTCGCCGAAGATGGCAACCTTGTCCTCCGCCTCAAAGACTCGAAGAACCAGATTTGGTCATCCAATTCCTCGAGCTCCCTTGCTTCCAACTCCACTGTCGCAGTGCTTCTTGATGATGGTAATCTCGTTCTTAAAGATAATATAAGTTCTGGCACCTTGTGGCAGAGCTTTGATCATCCTACCAACGCATGGCTCCCTGGAGCAAAGCTCGGATACAACAAGTTGACAGGACAAGATTGGTTCCTCACTTCGTGGAGGAACCCAGAAGACCCTTCACCGGGAATGTTTACTATGGAGTTGGATCCGAATGGCAGCGACCAGTTGAACCTTTTGAGAGATCGGAGACATCGCTACTGGGCCTCCGGGCTTTGGACTGGAGACACGTTTAGTGGCATCCCAGAGATAAAATCGAACCACTTCGTCGACTTCAGCCAAGTTTCCAACACGAATGTGAACGAGTTCAGCTACCGCGTCCGTGACAGCGCCGCCACACACTACATAATGCTGGATTTCACTGGTGAATTGAGGAGGCAGAGATGGGATAATGACGACAAAGTGATGTTGCAGTTCTTCTCGCTTCCGAGGGATCCATGTGATGTGGATGGTCGCTGTGGGCCTTTCGGAAGCTGCAACAACTTCACCTCCGCTCCCTGTCAGTGTTTGCAGGAATTCAACCCACGGTCTTCGAATGAATGGGCACTGGGAGATCACACCGGAGGGTGCGTCCGAAGAACCCCTCTACGCTGTGGGGAAAGAGATAGATTCCTCGAGTTACCCAACACGCAGCCGCCCGCCAACCCTGTGCGCATGTCAACCATCGGCGGTCGAGAAGAGTGTCGAACTGCTTGCTTGCGGAATTGTtcgtgtattgcttatgcttatcACTCCGAGTGTTCGATTTGGCAGGGCGACCTTCTCAACCTCAAATCGTTGGGTTCGAGCAACGGAGCAGAACCAGGAGCTGTTTATGTTCGTGTTGACGCTTCAGAATTGGCGGATAATGATCATAAGAACAGGAAAAAAACGGCGACGATTTTCGTCGGTGCAGTGTCAGGTGTTGCTGCTATCGCTGTCGTCGTCTTGCTTTTGGCCTCGAGATACCGCAAAGGGGCAACCGTCGGAGGTTCAGGAGGCGTTCATGGCCCTCTAATTGCATTCGACTATAAGGTCATAAAAAAAGCCACCAAGGGCTTCTCCGAGAAACTCGGGCGAGGAAGCTTCGGGTCGGTGTTCAAGGGAGAGCTGCCGGACTCGGGCGCCATAGCGGTGAAGAGACTGGAGAGCATAAGGCAGGGGGAGAAGCAGTTCAGGATGGAAGTGAGCACCATCGGGACGATTCACCATGTCAATCTGGTCCGTCTCCGTGGCTTCTGCTGCGAAGGTGACAAGAGGCTGCTCGTCTACGACTACATGCCGATGGGCTCATTGGATTCCGTTCTGTTCGCCGATGGCCGCGAAGCTTTGGACTGGAAGAAAAGGTACCGGATCGCGCTGGGGATCTCAAGAGGCTTAGCGTATCTTCACGAGAAGTGCAGGGAATGCATCATGCACTGCGACATCAAGCCGGAGAACATACTTCTCGACATGGATATGTGTCCAAAGATCGCCGACTTCGGCATGGCAAAGCTGCTGGGCCGCGAGTTCAGCCGGGTGCTGACGACGGTGAGGGGGACCATCGGCTATCTCGCCCCGGAATGGATCACAGGATCCGCCATCACTCCCAAAGCGGACGTTTACAGCTTCGGGCTAATGCTGCATGAGATCGTCTCGGGAAGTCGAAACACGGAGACGCGCGAAGAATGGAATCGGTTTTACTTCCCTCTTTGGGCTGCAATCAAATTGCAAGAAGGCGACACTCTCTGCTTGCTGGATCCGAGGTTGAAATGGAAGGTGGACGAGGAGGAGCTGAGTCGAGTGTGTAGGATTGCATGTTGGTGCATTCAGGATTTGGAGTGCAGTAGGCCGAGCATGGGAGAAGTGGTTCAGCAACTGGAGGGAGTATTAGACGTCAGCATACCGCCCATCCCtgccttgctaaagaagcttgtggATGATGAGTCGTCTGAGGATAACTACTACTACACCACCACCTAG
- the LOC135598825 gene encoding G-type lectin S-receptor-like serine/threonine-protein kinase At2g19130 — MSARRRQMAQLLALCLSEFFLLYTFSAHTGVADDSLFRGQSLSGGQTMVSRGGKVELGFFAPGNSSKYYIGIWYKVSKQPVVWVANREKPVVSASSSELTLAEDGNLVLRLKDSKNQIWSSNSSSSLASNSTVAVLLDDGNLVLKDNISSGTLWQSFDHPTNAWLPGAKLGYNKLTGQDWFLTSWRNPEDPSPGMFTMELDPNGSDQLNLLRDRRHRYWASGLWTGDTFSGIPEIKSNHFVDFSQVSNTNVNEFSYRVRDSAATHYIMLDFTGELRRQRWDNDDKVMLQFFSLPRDPCDVDGRCGPFGSCNNFTSAPCQCLQEFNPRSSNEWALGDHTGGCVRRTPLRCGERDRFLELPNTQPPANPVRMSTIGGREECRTACLRNCSCIAYAYHSECSIWQGDLLNLKSLGSSNGAEPGAVYVRVDASELADNDHKNRKKTATIFVGAVSGVAAIAVVVLLLASRYRKGATVGGSGGVHGPLIAFDYKVIKKATKGFSEKLGRGSFGSVFKGELPDSGAIAVKRLESIRQGEKQFRMEVSTIGTIHHVNLVRLRGFCCEGDKRLLVYDYMPMGSLDSVLFADGREALDWKKRYRIALGISRGLAYLHEKCRECIMHCDIKPENILLDMDMCPKIADFGMAKLLGREFSRVLTTVRGTIGYLAPEWITGSAITPKADVYSFGLMLHEIVSGSRNTETREEWNRFYFPLWAAIKLQEGDTLCLLDPRLKWKVDEEELSRVCRIACWCIQDLECSRPSMGEVVQQLEGVLDVSIPPIPSLLKKLVDDESAEDNYTTTTT; from the coding sequence ATGTCTGCTAGGAGAAGACAAATGGCTCAGCTTCTTGCTCTCTGCTtgtctgaattctttcttctctataCCTTCAGCGCCCATACTGGTGTTGCAGATGACAGCCTCTTTCGAGGCCAGTCTCTCTCTGGAGGTCAGACCATGGTGTCCAGAGGTGGCAAGGTCGAGCTGGGTTTCTTCGCCCCAGGTAACTCTTCCAAGTACTACATAGGCATCTGGTACAAGGTGTCCAAGCAACCAGTAGTTTGGGTAGCCAACAGGGAGAAACCTGTTGTCAGTGCTTCATCTTCAGAGCTCACGCTCGCCGAAGATGGCAACCTTGTCCTCCGCCTCAAAGACTCGAAGAACCAGATTTGGTCATCCAATTCCTCGAGCTCCCTTGCTTCCAACTCCACTGTCGCAGTGCTTCTTGATGATGGTAATCTCGTTCTTAAAGATAATATAAGTTCTGGCACCTTGTGGCAGAGCTTTGATCATCCTACCAACGCATGGCTCCCTGGAGCAAAGCTCGGATACAACAAGTTGACAGGACAAGATTGGTTCCTCACTTCGTGGAGGAACCCAGAAGACCCTTCACCGGGAATGTTTACTATGGAGTTGGATCCGAATGGCAGCGACCAGTTGAACCTTTTGAGAGATCGGAGACATCGCTACTGGGCCTCCGGGCTTTGGACTGGAGACACGTTTAGTGGCATCCCAGAGATAAAATCGAACCACTTCGTCGACTTCAGCCAAGTTTCCAACACGAATGTGAACGAGTTCAGCTACCGCGTCCGTGACAGCGCCGCCACACACTACATAATGCTGGATTTCACTGGTGAATTGAGGAGGCAGAGATGGGATAATGACGACAAAGTGATGTTGCAGTTCTTCTCGCTTCCGAGGGATCCATGTGATGTGGATGGTCGCTGTGGGCCTTTCGGAAGCTGCAACAACTTCACCTCCGCTCCCTGTCAGTGTTTGCAGGAATTCAACCCACGGTCTTCGAATGAATGGGCACTGGGAGATCACACCGGAGGGTGCGTCCGAAGAACCCCTCTACGCTGTGGGGAAAGAGATAGATTCCTCGAGTTACCCAACACGCAGCCGCCCGCCAACCCTGTGCGCATGTCAACCATCGGCGGTCGAGAAGAGTGTCGAACTGCTTGCTTGCGGAATTGTtcgtgtattgcttatgcttatcACTCCGAGTGTTCGATTTGGCAGGGCGACCTTCTCAACCTCAAATCGTTGGGTTCGAGCAACGGAGCAGAACCAGGAGCTGTTTATGTTCGTGTTGACGCTTCAGAATTGGCGGATAATGATCATAAGAACAGGAAAAAAACGGCGACGATTTTCGTCGGTGCAGTGTCAGGTGTTGCTGCTATCGCTGTCGTCGTCTTGCTTTTGGCCTCGAGATACCGCAAAGGGGCAACCGTCGGAGGTTCAGGAGGCGTTCATGGCCCTCTAATTGCATTCGACTATAAGGTCATAAAAAAAGCCACCAAGGGCTTCTCCGAGAAACTCGGGCGAGGAAGCTTCGGGTCGGTGTTCAAGGGAGAGCTGCCGGACTCGGGCGCCATAGCGGTGAAGAGACTGGAGAGCATAAGGCAGGGGGAGAAGCAGTTCAGGATGGAAGTGAGCACCATCGGGACGATTCACCATGTCAATCTGGTCCGTCTCCGTGGCTTCTGCTGCGAAGGTGACAAGAGGCTGCTCGTCTACGACTACATGCCGATGGGCTCATTGGATTCCGTTCTGTTCGCCGATGGCCGCGAAGCTTTGGACTGGAAGAAAAGGTACCGGATCGCGCTGGGGATCTCAAGAGGCTTAGCGTATCTTCACGAGAAGTGCAGGGAATGCATCATGCACTGCGACATCAAGCCGGAGAACATACTTCTCGACATGGATATGTGTCCAAAGATCGCCGACTTCGGCATGGCAAAGCTGCTGGGCCGCGAGTTCAGCCGGGTGCTGACGACGGTGAGGGGGACCATCGGCTATCTCGCCCCGGAATGGATCACAGGATCCGCCATCACTCCCAAAGCGGACGTTTACAGCTTCGGGCTAATGCTGCATGAGATCGTCTCGGGAAGTCGAAACACGGAGACGCGCGAAGAATGGAATCGGTTTTACTTCCCTCTTTGGGCTGCAATCAAATTGCAAGAAGGCGACACTCTCTGCTTGCTGGATCCGAGGTTGAAATGGAAGGTGGACGAGGAGGAGCTGAGTCGAGTGTGTAGGATTGCATGTTGGTGCATTCAGGATTTGGAGTGCAGTAGGCCGAGCATGGGAGAAGTGGTTCAGCAACTGGAGGGAGTATTAGACGTCAGCATACCGCCCATCCCttccttgctaaagaagcttgtggATGATGAGTCGGCTGAGGATAactacaccaccaccaccacctag